CTCAGCAAATTAAGCATCGTAAGAAGTGGGAGGTCTCTGCATATTGAGAGAGGCTGCATTGAGGGTCTTGATGACTGACTAAATGAGAAAATATCAAAAGGTGTAGCCTTGTAAAGTTGGACCTCACACCTAGTTGCCCACGTGGGAAGGTTAAGGGGGACTCCCCACACCAGCAGTTCTATCTTTGGGGCAAAGATACTAGCTTCGGCCTGGCAGCTTTTGGGTGTCTTGCTCTGTTATTTGAGGCTGGCAGATCGAGGCTCTTCTTCCCGTCTTTCTGGAAAGCTGGGGTGGTGAGTGGGGAAGGTGAGCCAGAAGGGTTGAGCATGAACTCTTCTCCAACCacaaccccttcccccacccagttCCCAGGTCTTGTCTTCCCCCGTGGGACCTTTGTgtgctttccctctttccttaaaTAGGGAGGTCTTGGGTTTCTTGGATGAAGAACAGTAATTAGTGCCAGTGTCATCTGCTTTAATATGCACCACTTAATGGGGTCCAGAATAGGACCCGATCTCCTGCAACCATACCCCCCGCTCAAAAAGCTAAGTTGGCCCCTTTGGGCTCACGCATCCATTTTTATCCTTCAAAACAGGAAAATGCTCCAGTCCCTTGGCCGACCAGAAGTGCACATGGCACTGGATGTCGTCATTGTGAGTGGCTCGGGCCAGGAACATGAAGGGTGCTTGCTGTTAACCTCCGAAGTGCTGTTCGttgtcagtgtcagtgaagacactCAGCAGCAGGCGTTTCCCGTTACAGAAGTTGACTGTGTACAAGACACCGGGCAAGGAAATGTTCTCAAGGTGCAACTCAAGCAACAAAGAGTGGCCTGTGATTTGGAGGTAAGAATCAAactcttcctttattcatctagAGATTTTTAACTGGACTGACATGCTTTTTTAAACAAACCCAACTTAAATATGGTCTCTAACTGGCTCACAGTGCAAGGATGCCACAAACAAGAtggaccctaataataattacggtacttgttaagcgcttactatgtgccaagcactgttctaagtgctggggtagttacaagttaatcaggttccaagcgcttagtacagtgctctgcacatagtaagcgctcaataaatactattgaatgaaaggttgggcacagaccttgtcctacatggaactcacagtctaagtaggaaggagtaaatccccattttaaggtaactgaggcatttgcccaaagtcacgcagcaggcacgtggcagagccgggattagaacccaggtcttctgcctcccaggcccgggctccttccacttgggCATGCTGCTCCTTGCTTTGGCTGTAACTCTGAATGCCTTCAAGCTACTAAATCAAGGAAATTGCTCccttaaaaataaatgtttttaaGCTTACTCCTTTGGGAATCTTGGTGGCATTACTAATATTGGAGACTGCTCTCCCCTGCCAGTCCATTTGGGGTAAGGTCATCTAAGAGGATGGAAGCAAGCCAATTTTACAGCAACTTCTAATTTCCCTTAGTTTCCTGGATCTCAATCAGTTGGGCTTTAAGTTGTGGCTTGGCAACAAGATTGCATTGCTCTTTCAAGATGATCATGTCCTGGAGATAAACAGAGGTCAGATGTCCGGGCTGTCTTTATTAGATGTGCCAGAACTTTTTGATCCAGTTGACAGGAAAGTAGGGATGATTTGGCTctaggatttggcaagaggaacTATCCTTAAAGTGGCTGCTCTCATTCTTCTGCGAGAAGTCCCAGAGGATAATCAGAAGCaatctttcttcctccctgacaGCTCCTAAGGACTCTACATAGAGTTCATCCTTGTTCCTCCCAGGGAGGTATATGATTGATTTGAGAGTCACCCCCAGGGGACAGTCATGAACCAATGATGTAGTGTCCATATCAAGGGTTCCCCATGGTTTACTTGCCTGGAACAAGTACTATTCAGGATCTTTATTGATGACCTGCCAGTCACCAAGCACTCTAGAGCAAGCCAATTAGACTAATAGATGAAACTAAATTGACTGGAGATGGCTAATACCCACACCAAATCCCTCAAAGAGGACCGTCCAAACAAAATGACGGATCCCGTCTTAGTTTCCTTGCAGTAAGTGGGCAGCAGCGGGTCCTCTGATTTTTGCAGATAACATCCAATTGTGACACCATTTAATttaaccaaaacaaacaaaaaagctcaAAATTTACTTTTATTGGTTTAAAGGGGCCATTTTTATGGTAATTGCTTAATGCGCCTGGCACACCACTGAAATCTCATAGGAACACCTCAAATGAGTCAGGAAAATCAGGTTTTTTATTGGCTGGGTTCCCTTCATAACACTGTGGGTTTTTCAATGTGCAACTCTTCAGGAAGCGCAATTAGATTTCTTGAATGGTCAGCGCTTTCCAGATGAATTCTGGCCCCATTAAATGGTAGCGTCagcattcccctctccctcctgctctgcccTAGGGCACACTGGTCTTGTTTGTTGCGGGTTTGACCACTTTTCGATTTTCTGGGCCCAAAGGTAGTGGGACTGTTTTCAGATTTTCAGAACCGTTGGCCTCTTTACCCCACTCCCAAGCATTGCAAACATGCCCTGGCAATCTCCGTGTTGCCTAAATAGAATTTCCTGCTTCTTGTTTTTAAAAAGTCCAGGgaggcagtatggcccagtgaagagagcatgggactCAGGTCTTTTGCCAGTTCTGTTGTTaatcttctctgagcctgtttcctcacttgtaaaatggagaaaaatataTCTGTTGTTCTTCCCTCTTAGTGTGTAAGCCTGGACTTCTGAATGTCCTTTATCTgctattgtgcttggcacagtgtaactgtataataaataccatcattgttcagGTCCCTTCAGCAGGACCAAGGCCATACAATCCCACTCCGGCAGCAACCTGTTCCAACAAGGGTGTAATTTGGGTAGTTTTAGGCAGCCCTCAAAAGGTACATTTTGCCTATCTGATGTGTAATGTCGAGGCTTAATACACCGAACCCATTAGAAAAGCCTTAAGGTACAAAATAAGATTTTCACAACTCCCCTTTGCTGACATTCagatatgaaggaactgagatgtAGGTTGGTCaatcaaatgactttcccaaggcacaGCTGTAGTAAAAAAGTGGAagattcccttctcccttcctctaaccATCAAACATGTTTCTCCAACAAGCCTAAGATTCCTCAATTTGAGTGTCTTTGAAGATGAGCCAGATGTATAAACCATAAATGTTCTTGCCCTAAAATTTCCCTTTGCTTTGCCCGGTCTATTTTCTCTGGCCTAAAAGATTTTTACATTTCAAACTGTGctgtttattttaaatgtctgttgaAAGCCACTGGTTTATAGAGGATTGAGGAAACTTCTCTATATCATCTAACTGGAGCTGTCTTGACTGACTTGGGATTTGGAAGAGGCAAAGACTTCCCCATTTTTAAGTGCTAAATTCTGATTAGGTGAAGATGTTTTTTTCTGTTGTCCCCTATGCTTGCTGGGAGGGAGTAGCAGCAAATGGAGAAAACTTGAAATTTGACATTTCAAGAGGTAACCTATTTTGACacagagcctttttttttttaaatgaaatcaaTCTTCCGCTCAGGGCACCTAACAATTTTTACAAATATTTAAAATATCTTGCATTGGGTCCAAGAGCAAAGGTACTGTTAGGTCTCCCTGGGTGTCTTGGATAGAATGCACCCAAATAATGGGTGAAATTAAGTGTTTGGGCACTACATGAGGAGATGTTTAAAGTGTGAGTTCTACATTGCCAATTTTCCTAAACATGGGGCTTATCAAAACCGTAATCCCTACAGCAGTGACTGCTAGTGAACAAATTGCTAACCAATCTTTCTATATTATTCCAGGCGGATGGGGTCAGAGAGAGGTTGTCTGAACAACAGTACAACCGACTTGTGGACTACATCACCAAAACATCCTGTCACGTCATCCCCAGCATCTCCTCTGTGCAAACCCAATTCCAGGTGGTAGCTGTGGAGCCCCCTGTATCCACAGTTAAAACTTATAATTACCTTGTGGACCCAAATTTTGTTCAGGTCTTCATTAGCAAGTTCAGTATGGTGAAAAATAAAGCCCTGCGGAAGGGCTTTCCCTGAGCCCTGGAATGAGAGACCACCACTGTTTCTAGAAAACTGCAACTTCTTGTTGGCATTACGGTGAGAGAAGAAACTGTTTAATTTGTGTGGGAATTGTAACCTTCAGTCAGACTAGTGGCTTTCCTGAACACCATCCAATTTACCCTCTAGATTTTTCCCCTCCCTGTTAACTATGACACTAAATGacaactttagaaaaatgatggaaATGACAGCAGCAATCCTTTGGGTGGTGGTATTTTTGTCAGAAAAAATGGAGAATTAGTATTTCTGTCCTTTCCATTGCTACCAAAATATATGACTCTAGTCCTTCTAGGCAGCATGGGGGTAGACTACAGCAAGAGACCCAGGAAGACTATGTTATACAAGGCTTTTAACACTGTTTCACAGtgggaccacgggcaagtcatttaaaccttCATatgcttttcccctttccttaaaTGGAGTGGTCTTGGGTTTCTTGGATGAGGGACACTAATTAGTGCCAAGTGTCATTTGCTCAGGGTTTAAGCAGGTTCTAGTGGTCAATTTTGAAGCAAGTTGAGGTCATTGCTTTTCAGTGGCCATGTTGTTTTAAAAGGCCTTTTTTGTCTTTAGTTGAAATTTTCAGAACATTTTGAATGAACCCCTCCTTTTTAGAAAAAGAATATTACATGGGTCCAAGGATGCTtgcagtattttttttcttcaaaccaATCCTTTTGGCCCTTCTAAACCACAATTAACATGCATTACATCTTTTTCTGAATTTATAATCTTTACTCACGGCCAGCAGTTTTGAGttagtgtttttttccccctaaatgtCCTTAAAAGTTTCCTTCAAATTAACGAAAGCCTTTTGTCCAAAACTTAGCTCGGAGCTTAGAAACTGATGGATCTCTCCACTGCTGCCTTGCCCGATGTCAGGATGAGCTAGAAATCCTGACTTAAGAGAAGTGGACTTTTTATGGTGCTGGAACTATACACTGCTGattttcagcaaaaaaaaaaaaaaagtattccatTTTCTCTACTTCTAGGGTTTTCTATTACACAAATAATTTTGAGTTAAGAACTTGATACATTGGCACTGATGAAGCATAATTTTAAAAGTTTACTTAATATAGGCCTAGCCCTAAACACAAAAATCACTTTAATATAAAGTCAAATCCTTTTCATTACCACTTACAGTCCGTTTCACAGTTATTTAGTCAGACAAGCCTTTGACTAAATTTTTCAAACCTTGTGCAGACTACAACCTCAACTTTTCTGTCATGATGAACAACAGGTGGGGAGAGGTGTTTTAAGAGGCAGAAGCCCCTATATTTGCTCTGCAACTCCTAACTAGCCCAAAGCTTGCTATGGATTCAGTCAACGGCCACCAAGCACCACAGGCCCCAGAGCTGCCACTGACTGGAGGTGACCCCTAGAGTTTTTCCACCCTTGCTTTAAACGCGACTCGACATCATCAAATGTCTGCCATTTTCAATTAGCAGCCACAAAACCTGGAAGTCCACCACACTACCTTCTTCAGCAACCCTTTCTAAAATTTGCAGCTAATTTTTGCTAAGAAAACTTAAGCTTGTAAAGTGATCTATCCATTTACCTTGGCATGCATCCATCCCTTGTAGTCCTTAAAATTATTTTTGAAGATGTAAATAACAGGTCTGAATCTTTTATGAACAATTTAATATTGCCACTTTTGCATACTGCTTCCATAAATTAAAAGATTCTTTGGAAAATAAAGTTATTCCTTCATTACTATTTGTGGTTTACTCTAATCTGTCCACAACCTGATAATCTGCAGCTAGCTAATCCTTTTAAATATCACAAATACTAAAACAGCCTCATGTCTGGTGATTCCTGGGTGGAAGAGCAGAATTGTTCCACCTCCCCCGGTGAGAAAAACCAAACACCAAAGACAACCGGTGAGTTTTACACTACAGAAGAgtgtttatattatattattttgtGTGATTCCACTGATCTGTAATTGGTGATCATTCAATTTCCTCCTTCACATTGTTTTCTCTTCTGCTCTAAGAAAGGGTTTATAGTCTTGAGTTGCAAGTGGCAGGACACTAGCAGAGATGATAACTTCAAGCTGCCCAGTTCCAGAGGCAACACCAAGAAGTTAAACCTACACTTGACATTTAGTCACAGAGACACTTAGACAGGCACTGGTAAAACTTAATTGTAGAAGTGTCTCTTAGAGAGAGACTCTCCAATTCAAATTTACCTCTCCTTGTGACAAGTCAggatttactatgtttcaaactgAAGATATTCACCCTTCTATTTGTTGTTGCTTATAATATAGGGACAAAATTTCCTTAGGCTTAGCAGTCATTTCTAGAGATCACTTTTGAATCAACGCTCACAAGTTACAAACAACTCCGCTTAGGCATCATCCCTGCCAAATACACAAATCTCCAAAACCATTTCTCTCCCCCGTTCTTCAACTTACCTCACTGGGGGCTTGGGGTAGGTCACCACTCCTCAGGCATTTATGAGATCAGCTTGATCCATCGCAGGGTTCTGTGGTCTTTGGGGTATTACAATGACGGCAGTTGATTTGTAAAGATCATAGCTGTGCTTTTCCTAACCTCGATCAAGTCATTATTGGATCTCAGTTCCTAGAAGGGGATGCTTAGTGAAAGCTCCAAGCTCGCAGAAGTTAGTAAGCTCTTTTGGGTGGTGAGATGTCAAACTGTAGGAAAGTCTTAAGAGCTGAATTAGAGGGCAATGGGGATAAACACATGGAATGAGTTACTACATTGTGCAGGCCAAAAACATCAATGggttcaagaaggatttggataaattcaggaACAAGAGGTTTTCACGGGTTATTAGAGGTGTTAGAGGGCTCAAGAAGCTATTAAATATCTTCATGGATGATAGGCCTGGCATTGAGAAAAGGCAAGAAATGTTAGAACGCAGAGCCCTAACTCTAAAGCTGGATGTCAAGTCAGTAATTACCACTCATTTCTTCCAAATGCCCTTTGGAATGACCCTCTGTGAAAATACCATACTAACCTGGACAGCTGATCCCCACAGTCTGACAATGGTGCTCTTGAATAAATTTAAAGATTCTTTGTTTAGCTAAACCAGCATCTAAAGATCTAGATATCATCAACTTTCCATGACCCTCTGCTTTTAATTGCTGCCTATCTTCTGATAGTACAGATAACACTGCAAGCTTACAAAAAGAATGAATATACATAATATCAACAGGTTTAAAGACATTACTATTATGGCACCTACCAAGTATTTATATATCTTGCTCCTTTCTAGAGGCTGATTAATAAGATAGTTGCATCCCAATACCTGTTTCCAAAGCCATGCCTTAGTTCCAGTCACATGAAAAGTACACTGATTTtacatttgtcttgtcttatgcagtcaagttgtctctgacccatatcgAAACTGTGGACATtcttctcccagaacgccccacctctacctacaattattctggtagtgtatccaaagagttttcacaTTATTCCAAAATATATTCAAACtcagacaccattcattcaagCCTATTTTACTCAATCGTACCACTGTTGAAATTCTGAAGTGATACTATTTTACTGCTGAAATTACTGAATGAATTTCTTTATCAAGACAAAATAGGTCAAAGTGTCCattaccaaaaaataaaaacaaatcttGAGACAAATTGAGAGCTAGTATGCTAGAAGTGGAATACTTGACCACTTCTAATCTTGACTTACCGATTACTTTCTTGTTCCAGCTTCATTTACTCATAAAATGATCTTTTTCATTTTGACTTTTCTACCTTTGGGGTGCATACATAATAAAATATAAAAGACAGGCTACAGGGAACAAGTAACTGTAAGATATTTCAATTACTTGCAGAGACAACAACTGAGAGTACACTTAAAGGTTTAAGTATTTATTTGTCAAACTTCCATAACCAGCGTGTCTGTGCCTTCAATTCTAGTTCAAGAAATAGATAAATGATAAGCCTCCATGGATTTCAGCCTCCTTGGAGCCTGTAACAAAGAAATGAGAGGTAAGCACAGAGAGGCACAACAAACATTCTCTCCCCTCAGTTACCCCGGACATATAACTAACTAAGATAGTTTTACATATACTTTTTGGAACACCCAAAGcaaataatataatattattataatatatatccTACTGGTGTGTTCAAGATGTAGGGTCACCATTATTTAGTAGTAAGGAAAACGGGATATTGCCCCCCCAGATGAGTCTGAATAGCAAAATATGGATGAACTAAGATTTCCAAGGATATTTTCATTATAAATTCAGATCATCCAAATCAGTGTGTTTTATTTGGTGACACCTTATCCCCGCACAATCCCACGAACCTCTATTTACATGCCCTTCAAAAGAGGGGGTTCTGGCTCACTGTCCCAATTACAGAATAAACTGTGTGTCTCAAGCTGATACTAATCATACATTATAGCACAAATTATTAATGCTAGATTTTTGAAAACTAATAGTGTGAAATGATGAATGTTTGATCACACTTGATATATCAAGATAACATAAAATTGTTCTAGATGAAGTCTAAATGGCAGTAATGAAGctttaaaatgaggaataaagccTGTATCCACTTATTCCCTAAAATGTGCATAATTTGGCCTTGTCTTCTCTGGCAAAGTAAATCATATAAATTCTAGTGGCAATATTATCCAGATTGACTTTCTCGCACTGTCATTTTTCTCTCAGTACAATCCAGAACAGCTTACATTTTTTATGAGGCTTAGATTCTAAGACTTTTTCCTTATTAAACTTTCTGTACAACCTGAGCTAAGGATGAATCAGCTTTGTCTCAGGCTGGCAGAGGAAATCTCACCGTAATGACTGATACAGGAGGGCAAAGTAATCTGATATAATGAAGACATTTATGAAAAAGGTACAACCAGGTGagacttttctcccccttctgcttcctgaACACCATTCCCACCACTGTCAATCTTTGTGACCTGCCAGTGACATTCTCAAAGCTAGGGTAGATGTCACCAATGCTGTAAGATTATGCACTCCAAGCTGCTTGTAATATTTTTACTTTCCCCCATCCCAGTTTTCCAGAGGTTAAATTTTCTctctcattgtgggcatgaaacatgtctaacaactttcttgtactgaactttcccaaatacttaatatggTGCTGTGCGTAccctaagtggtcaataaataccattgactggaaaAAGTCAGCACATAGTGGGcggatatgtgtctgtttattgttatattttactcccccaagcacttagtacagtgctctgcacatagcaagcactcaataaatacaaatgactgactgcttATAACACCCATTTTTAAGAGAAACCACTATGAGGCTAGTATATTTCTTAGATCAGGTATGTACAATTCATGTTAATATAACTTTAGAGCTTCAGCTACCCATACAGCATCTTGATTTCAatcttgataacaataataatggtatttgttaagcgcttactatgtgccaaggactgttctaaacgctggggtagatacaagtttatcaggttgttccacgtggggctcacaagtcttaagccccatttacaggtaggggaacggaggcacagagaagttaagtgacttgctgaaggtcacacagcagacagatggtggagccggcattaacccataacttctgactcccaagtccgtgctctttccactaataataatggtggtatttgttaagcacttactatgtgcaaagcactgttctaagctctgggggggtacaaggtgaacaggttgccccacgtggggctcacagtttttaacccccatttttcagatgaggtaagacatagagaagttaagtgacttgcctaaagtcacacagctggcaagcagagccagcattcgaacccatagcctctgactcccacgcctgggctctttccactgagccacgctgcttctctaagccaagctgcttttcactaaaccatgctgctttgctcCAGAAGCAACAGAGGGGTGTCATGGAAGAGTAATGCTGGACCCACATTGTGCCAATGAAACAGCAGCAAAAATTGATGATCTCCCCTTCCTTCAGCCTCTTTCCCCTACTGGTATCAACTTTTGTGACCTAAAAAGTCCATTTGTTAACCTAATGAGTACAACTGGATGAGACCTAAAAGTAGCCTTATTggctttagtattcattcattcattcaatagtatttattgagcgcttactatgtgcagagtactgtattaagcgcttggaatgaacaagtcggcaacagatagagacagtctctgccgtttgacgggtttacagcctaatcgggggagacagacaagaacaatggcaataaatagagtcaaggggaagaacatctcgtagtaCCAGGATACtggtaaaaaaaatccttccaacTACTAAAACCTATGAATCTACACTGTGAAATGGTTGGTGTTCTATCAAGGATTAAGTTCCTAGAGCACGCCACCGGACTGTATTGTTTATCTTAATAAAGAGAATTTACTGGCATTTGGATGAAACACGCATAAGCAAACGAATTAAGTCAATCGGAATCACTGTAAATGTAATTTCAAGCTTCTAGACTCAACACAAGTTTTACTTCCTTTTGTTCAGATGCCAGCCACATTACAGTAATCCAGTGCAGAATAAGCAAAACAAGAAATAGAGTGCTTTTTATATTACCTGCATGATCATTTGGGTCCTACACTCTGGAAGATGCCAGCCTTCCTCATGTCTTCAAAGTCTTTCATCGAATCATAATTTCTGTAGAAATCCGCATATGCCTTTTTTCTAGGTTCAGCCACTCCAAACTAAAACATAAAAGAGTACATTAGTTATTTGGTACACACAATCTAAACAATTTAAATCACTAGTCAGGAAGTTACAATGTCATCTCTGCATCTACAAAAAAGTGATTTATACATTTGATTTAGCCCGTTTTATTTATATCAAAAGATGTATGTTTCGTTTTATTCTTAGAAAGAACACTATATATTTTAAAGCACTGCTTTATTTCGATATTTTTCAGATTTAATTGTCATGAATTCTGATTTGGCTACCTTACTTAATCAGAGTTCACTGAAGTGGATACTTGTGAAATcactgggagagacaagagaagcacatgctctagtggatagagtatgggcctgggagtcagaaggacctgggtgctaatccccactccgtcactcgtatgtgtgaccttgggcaagtcacttaacttctctgtgcttcagttacttcatctgtaaaacggggctgaagactgtgattagcttttatccaccccagggcttagttcagttcttaacaaatgtgtttttttaaaaaaggtgaacATTCACCAATTCAACTGCAAAACTTTGCTTAAAATTAGTTTCCCTTGCTTCACCCTATTTGCATAAGCTTACAAGATACATCCCCCACACCCAGATCTACTCTACTTCTAACCATCATTACATTTTGTAGAACTTTGAACTTTGAGATGTTATGAGTAGGTAGGCCTCTACTTTGGCCAGTGAGTTTGTTTCTTCCTTCCCACTGGCTTGCTGGTAAAGGCAACCTTCCTCTCCAGGGAGGACAAGTGGTCCTTGTCTTCAGCAGGGAGGAGTGATGCTGGTCTTTATAATTTAGGGAGCAACCCACGCTGCCCAGCAGCAAGCAAAAATCCCCCTTATATATATGCCACAGGTTGGTGATTATGTAACCAGATCTGATCTCTCTGATCACCAAAGACTGATGCTAATGGGGATCTCTTAAGACAGATCCAGTTAGAGAAATGAAACGAAGCATCACCAAGAATGACATCTAGACTAGGccctgattttgggcaagtcacttaacttctctgtgcctcagttacctcatctgtaaaatggggatgaagactgtgagccccacgtgggacaacctgattcccctatgtctaccccagtgcttagaacagtgctctgcacatagtacgtgcttaacaaatagcaacattattattattattattaaattttcatTAATCTAAAAATAAGATACTGGGGAActcagattgggggggggggcctacTGTCATCTATTTGGATGGATTTCCTTAAAAGGCTACATAAATATGCGGCCTCCAAATTAAAATCCCTATTTATCTTTGATCTTTAGCACATCTTCAAATTAGGTTTGTTCATGAAAGCATCTTGacaaaaaagcttttttttttaatcaagctcAGGAAACAGCCACACAATTCCAAGAAATCAAATTTATGAGACACTCTGCTGTCCGCTAATCACAATCTATGTTAGAACAAATGTAGTGGCTTGCAGTTACAATCTAACAACTTGAATTCTGCAGTTGGGGCCAGCACTGTTTTGTCGTGTCTAAACAGCATTCACTGTTCATTTAAGAAGGTGGTAAAATGGGCTTCCAAGTTCACCCAGGAGCCTGAACAAATCTCCAGTGTTTTCCTAGAGAAATACTCCAAATCTGGTTCGGAGAAACCAATAAAATGGGCAAACGGGAGAAAACTGAGAATGGGGGCAGCTCATCTCCTTCCTTTGTGCTCTGGACCCAGAACACCAAAAGAAGCCTTTCTGTTCTAGGGAACTGAGCCAGCCAAGCCTTTGCAATCACCCTCTTCCTGGGTTTCcccaatccgtaatttatttttttttagcattttctgATAGAAAACACTTAGAATCAGGTAATGACATGAATTTCTATACAACTTTAACTTGTCTCAAAGGGTGAAACAGTACTTCAATCTGAGTCCCACTTTTGCAAATAAACTACATAGATTCTAAGAAACTTCCCTCAGACACACCAACTGTAATCAAAACCCACACTTCTACTCTATTGTCCtttccagcgctttgaacagtgctcagcacatagtaagcacttaaataccaacattattattgagaaattTTTCTTCAGTAAACTTTAAATAAGTTCGGTCAATTTAACCTACCGGCTTTACCGTGGCTTACTCTGCTactcagctagactgtaagctccttgagggaaggaatgtgtctcttaatcAGGTGGTTTACTTAAGAAAGGTTTCCTTTCCTGCATCATTTTGAAGACAGCATTCCCCTGACCTTGATAATAGTGAGCTTTAGGAAATTATTTTAACTATAagaaaaacaagtagatagacaagACCTTCATAACCTTTAGTGATAGGAGTGAGTACCACAGCAAGAaccaggctccttcccctccaacttTCTCCCAAGCTTATTAATCAGATAACACACTGTCCCATATTAAAGTGAATTTGACAAGGCATtccactttcctttttttaagtCTTAAGGGATGGAATGAATCAAAGATTAATGAAAGCTTACAAGAGGTTTGGTCCTCACCTTATATAGAGCAGCCAGTCCCATAGATACAGTAAAGGCTCCAACGATGTGAAATCGCAGGCGTTTGGCCAGCAGGCCGCGCATCTGTGGTTTGGGCAACAGTGCGGAGGACATTTTGACAATTCTCCCTGGTAGAACAAAAAGACAATACATGAAAACTGCAAACAAGGACTTTGAGAACCTTCTTTTCTTTG
The Ornithorhynchus anatinus isolate Pmale09 chromosome 4, mOrnAna1.pri.v4, whole genome shotgun sequence genome window above contains:
- the LOC100074669 gene encoding cytochrome c oxidase subunit 6C, with the protein product MSSALLPKPQMRGLLAKRLRFHIVGAFTVSMGLAALYKFGVAEPRKKAYADFYRNYDSMKDFEDMRKAGIFQSVGPK